In Cloacibacillus sp., the DNA window GGCGACCCGATGGCACCGAAGTATTTCCCTCTGGTCGTCGGCACGATGGGGACAATCTTTTCCGTGATGCTTTTATATCGCGGCGCCAAGCGCGGCCATGTCGCAAAGGCGGGCAAAACGCCCGACCAGGGCCATTGGGTGCTGATCGGCGGCCTCATCGTCTGCTGTCTCGCCTATGCGGCGATCCTTGAGACTGCCGGCTTCCTTATCAGCACGCCGCTCTTTCTCGGGGCGATGC includes these proteins:
- a CDS encoding tripartite tricarboxylate transporter TctB family protein, which codes for MNADIIVGLFSVVFSIAYVVAAWLLPAASIGDPMAPKYFPLVVGTMGTIFSVMLLYRGAKRGHVAKAGKTPDQGHWVLIGGLIVCCLAYAAILETAGFLISTPLFLGAMLFLINGVRGWKVNILTALCFSLGIWYVFDRIFQITLP